Within the Anguilla anguilla isolate fAngAng1 chromosome 19, fAngAng1.pri, whole genome shotgun sequence genome, the region TCTAGTGTATCTGTCATAAAACAATAAAGCATCAAAAGGCTTTTTCAATAGTAAACGAGCCTTCATACTTTGCAGATCACTGACTCTCCCAGCGTAACATATTTTATCTGTAGTCTACATTTTATTGTCTTATATAATTTTTGACTAGTTAATTTAAGGTTGCTGCAGGCAGTACTTCTACAACAGCACCTTTTGGAAGCTGTTCTTCTGCCTGCACTATTCGACAGTGTATAATCCCTGGCTGGGCAGATTGTAGACTGACACCGCCTACAAAAGATGATGCTCCACCCACATACGCATTTTGATTGGACGGAGCAGCGAAGGGCGTTACTCTGACACTGGGAAAGGACAAAACCACCGGCGTGCAGCAAGGGAAGGCGCCATTTTATAACACTGAGGAAGTGAGTGAAATCGCtagttcatttttttgttgaagatGTTGTATTATACATTAATTCTTTAATCAAGGGAATGTGAAGAGCATGTTTCTGAGTATTTTAACGCCATCGTATTAACAGATCTACTTCAGGAAATAGCGCACGCTAGCTAGCTGCTAACCTTACATTGTCAATCAGATTGACTTGCATTGATTCATTTTGCAGATATTctgataaaatgcatttctgtttcatcTCCTCACAGCCTTTTCCCCAGAAAAATGTACCCGACCACGCTGACGCAGTTGGCCCGGGCCAACCCGTTCAGTGCCCCGTTGTTCACCTTGCAGCAGACCGAAGAGCCGAAAGGCAGGACCGCAGCTAGTGAACCCAGCAATCGCAGGTTGGCCGCCGCTGCAGTTGAGGGTAAGAAAACCAGAATTTTATCCTTTGTGCATAATGTCTTTTCCCCCAATTATAGGCAAGGAAAACGACGACCGGGTTACAATGACAAGCCGAGTAATGCTAGTGTCCTAATTGTATGCAATGTTAACTGGCCCCGCTGTCGGGATTATCTTTGGTGCAGAATCTCAGACTTCTGGAACATTACAGCGCTAGCGTGCTTGCTTTAGCTGGTAGCTcaatgtttatttgttgttcatttatACCCATTGATATAGTTGATTCTGTGCAAATTATTAGGCCTTTGTAATATACAGGAGACTGGTTACCGCCCCCCGAGGCCCAGCTAGCCAGCGCAATGTTGACTTGCTAGCTCTATGTTCTCTGGAGGACACAAAAGGATAACCTTGAGAAAAACGGAAAAACAAGTTAAATATGTGCGATTGTTATTTGATCTAGCTGAAGGGACACACTTTATGTGGACGTCGGTGAGAAATTACTACGGAAACTGACGACCTTCTGAAACTGAAGGACGAAGATAGCGTTCCCAGCTGATCGCAGAGCTTTGACCCCTCGTTACGCGTTTGACCTGCCAACAAGAAAGAATTTCATTGGTCTTCGTCTTTGCAACATGGGCAAAGGACATGTCCTGTGTAAGGgcagtattattagtattaaacCAAATACTTTATTACCAAAACCAAGCGCGTTCTTGCATGACTTTAATTCGGTTGACTACAATTGTTCATATTTGGGTAATTTGCCATGTTCAAGTCGGTATATGTAACGTGTGAGATTATTGAGGGCACAGGTTGCTGCCAAACTGTGTAAAATTGTATGCAAGACTGCTGTCTGCAAGTAGGTTGCGTAAGAGCCCGATCGTGAACACGCCGTTCTGTCATTCGAACAGGATATGATCAGAGAGTGCCTCGGAATCTAGGTTGGAGGTCTTGGTACAGTTGCAGCTAGATTCACTGGACAGAGTTCAAATCGGATGACGACTGCATGTGCGCGATCCAGACCCAAACCAAGTGAAAGCGCGTGTTTATGAACGCTCCTGATCCGTGTCTCCACAGAGGGTGACAGCTGTGAGTTCGGCTCTCAGAAGTACTTTATTCTTTGCGGGTTTGGCGGGATTTTGAGCTGCGGTACCACACACACGGCCGTCGTGCCCCTGGATCTGGTGAAATGCAGAATTCAGGTCTGAAAGTTCTGCATGTCCCGACATCTCAGCTGCTCACTTCGTAGCAAATAACGGCTCTCCTGCGGAACGGTGTGCTGTGCGCTAACCTGCCTCCAGAATGTGGGTGATAAGAGATTTCAGCAGCGCATCATAATGACCCAGCCAGCTCAATATTTAAGGTGTGTGGCCTTTTGGGGGGggaagtgtgtgtatgcttgtgtgatGGAGAAAGAGATATTGAGGTGTTCTGGGCAGTGCTTGCCTTCTGCACGTGCTTAACAAAAGGACAGCGCTCATTCTTTGACCTGTAGTCCCTTGCTGGCATGCCTGTGCTGTCTGGTGTCAGATTTCTCTCTCAAGGGCAAGTtcctgtaaagaaaaaaaaaaaacatccagataTTTGATTGGTCCTGGAGTCCACATAGTAGGCCCTAATTATTTACAAATAGATTTTGTGACAGAAAATCAGAACAACCACAAGGCTGTGTTGGAACTACACAAAAGGTCTTTTCACTTTGTGTGCCTGTTGTGGAAATGCTGGCGTCCTCTCCAGCTAACCACAAGGACAGCTTAAGTGTGAGAGGGCACAGCCAGTATTTCCTGTTGCTTTTGTGACACTGGGTCAGAGTTCATAGGCACTCTCACAGCACGCCAACTGGAACTTCTTTTCCTAAATGtcacaataaattacatttacagcaCCTGTCATACCTGGACAGAAATGGCTCGGAGTGCTTCacagtggaataaaaaaaagacataaataagACTATAAAAACATGTTAGAAGAATAAAATGGTTGGTGTCCATCCCCATCGGACTTATTTCAGTGATGTCATTGGGACTGTGCAGTTTGTGAACGCAGAAAGCATGTGTATCTggttgtgtttgctgtgtgatAACTAGTGCTACTGTGTGCGGCTTAATTTTCTTGCGTGGGATAGAGTAGTCATAGAAAGCGATGGGTTTTGATTGAATAGTCAGCAGGGCTCAGAGTGCTGGGAGAACAGCCTGTAGAACAGCCCTGTGCTTAAATGAATGGATCGGTCATAATATCTTCCATTTGAAAGGGCCTACAGGGAACCAGCCTACAGCCTATTGTGGTCCTggtcagtaaaaataaaaagccattttggGTCTTTGCCACAAAATCCACTGAAAAGTACATGTCGTGCATTATTAGTGTTGTGGATGTGGTGTCATAAGAGCCCAGTGGAGTTTGTGTAGCCTTTGGCCTTAATGGTGGCTTGCTGGCAGGATGCTGGGTTCTGTGGCAGCTGACCAGTTTGGGAAAATCGTTgccttcatttgcatttgcGGAGGGATGGCTGCCCTGCTGCAGGCCAGGCAGTGCTGATGAACTAGTGCGTATTTAAATGGAATGGACGATtagcgtgtgtttgtatggtaCAGAGGATTAGTGTATGTTCATATGGAGTAGTGAATTAGTATATGTTGATGTGGAATATAGGATTAGTGTGGGATAGTGTGGTGGGTTTggtgttggtggggtggggtagggttaGTGTGGGATGGTTTGGTGGGTTTGGTGTTGATAGGGTGGGGTAGGGTTAGTGTGGGATGGTGCGGTGGGTTTGGTGTTGATAGGGTGGGGTAGGGTTAGTGTGAGATGGTGCGGTGGGTTTggtgttggtggggtggggcagggttaGTGTGGGAGGGAGTGGTGGGTTTGGTGTTGATAGGGTGGGGTAGGGTTAGTGTGGGATGGTGCGGTGGGTTTggtgttggtggggtggggtggggtggggttagtGTGGGAGGGAGTGGTGGGTTTGGTGTTGATAGGGTGGGGTAGGGTTAGTGTGGGATGGTGTGGTGGGTTTggtgttggtggggtggggtagggttaGTGTGGGATGGTGCGGTGGGTTTggtgttggtggggtggggtagggttaGTGTGGGATGGTGCGGTGGGTTTggtgttggtggggtggggtagggttaGTGTGGGGTGGTGCGGTGGGTTTggtgttggtggggtggggtagggttaGTGTGGGATGGTGCGGTGGGTTTGGTGTTGGTGGGGTGTGGTAGGGTTAGTGTGGGATGGTGCGGTGGGTTTGGTGTTGGTGGGGTAGGGTTAGTGTGGGATGGTGCGGTGGGTTTGGTGTTGGTGGGGTAGGGTTAGTGTGGGATGGTGCGGTGGGTTTGGTGTTGGTGGGGTAGGGTTAGTGTGGGATGGTGCGGTGGGTTTGGTGttggtggggttagggttagtgtggGGTGGTGCGGTGGGTTTGGTGTTGGTGGGGTATGGTTAGTATGGGACCCCTGCATGGTGTGGCACTAACTGCATGTGGTGCTGTGTCCGTGTTTGTCGCTGCAGATGTGAGCTGCGAGTTCGGCTCCATGAAATACTACGCGCTGTGCGGCTTTGGAGGGATCCTGAGCTGTGGCATCACGCACACGGCTGTGGTGCCCCTGGACCTGGTCAAGTGCCGCCTGCAGGTCTGTATGGgtccccccccggccccccaggaTCTCCCGGCAGCTGCGTCTCTGCTCACCGGTCTGGGAGGGCTGTAGGCTAGATCTGCTGCTTCTGCTCGTGTCACGCAGGTGGTCCGTcttgtgtgatgtgatgtgatgtaatgtaatgctcttTCGGTGACCTCCAGGTGGACGCAGCCAAGTACAAGAGCATTTTCAAGGGCTTCTCGATCACGGTGAAGGAGGACGGGGTGCGGGGCCTGGCTAAGGGGTGGGCCCCCACCTTCTTCGGCTACTCCATGCAAGGCCTCTGCAAGTTCGGCTTCTACGAGGTCTTCAAGATCATGTACAGCGACATGCTGGGGGAGGTGAGACCGCAAGTGCTGCTACACCCTCCTTAtccgtctctctgtcttcctctcttcttACAGTCCGCCCTTCTCTCTCCGTTTGCAAGAATTCAAACTGGCATTATTGTCAGGAAAAAATACTATGTTTTCATCCGACAAAATGTATTGATGGTAGATGAGCAatgctgtctctccctccctccctctctctgtctctccctctctctctctctctctccctccccctctctctgtctctccctccctctctctctctgtctctccctctccctccctcccccccctttctctctctgcaggagaaCACCTACCTGTGGCGTACGTCTCTGTACCTGGCTGCGTCGGCGAGCGCGGAGTTCTTCGCGGACATCGCCCTGGCCCCCATGGAGGCGTGCAAAGTGCGCATCCAGACGCAGCCCGGCTACGCCAACACCCTGCGCCAGTGCGCCCCCAAGATGTACGCCGAGGAGGGGCTGTGGGCGTGAGTGTCCCCTTCCTGCctttgtacaacatggcggcgGCCAcaaaactacacttcccaggcttcaaagcgcttttcaccaagcccatggagatTCAATGGGTGACGGCACAGTGATGTGTCCGTATTTTTCTGCGGTCTGTGGTTTACACTCAGGCGTGTAGCAGGGCCTTTTACCCGAGCGCTAGGCGGTGAGTGGGTCTGCTGTCATTAGCATCACGCGTGCTAACGGTAGGTAGCATAGAACCCCGTTAAGCGGCATAGTTTGGCTGATCCGGTCTCTCCTGCAGCTTCTACAAAGGCGTGGTGCCGCTGTGGATGAGGCAGATCCCGTACACCATGATGAAGTTCGCCTGCTTCGAGCGCACGGTGGAGCTGCTGTACAAGCACGTGGTGCCCAAGCCGCGCAGCGAGTGCTCCAAGGGAGAGCAGCTGGTCGTCACCTTCGTGGCCGGGTACATCGGTGAGtccggggagagggggggagacacgcccgtgtgagtgtgtgtgtgctgcgtgcacacacacggccctgactgacactgtgtgtgtgtgtgtgtgtgtgtgtgtgtgtgtgtgtgtgtgtgtgtgtgtgtgtgtgtgtgtgtgtgtgtgtgtgtgtgtgtgagagtctgctgcgtgcacacacacggccctgactgacactgtgtgtgtgtgtgtgtgtgtgtgtgtgtgtgtgtgagtgtgtgtgtgtgtgtgtgtgagagtgtgctgtgtgctgcgtgcacacacacggccctgactgacactgtgtgtgtgtgtgtgtgtgtgtgtgagggtgtgtgtgtgtgtgagagtgtgctgtgtgctgcgtgcacacacacggccctgactgacactgtgtgtgtgtgtgtgtgtgtgtgtgtgtgtgtgtgtgctgtgtgctgcgtgcacacacacggccctgactgacactgtgtgtgtgtgtgtgtgtgtgtgtgtgtctctccctgcAGCTGGAGTGTTCTGTGCCATCGTGTCCCACCCTGCTGACTCGGTGGTCTCTGTGCTGAACAAGGAGAAGGGCAGCACCGCCGCCCAGGTGCTCAAGAAGCTCGGACCCATGGGTACGTTCCACTAGTCCCCCAAATGCCCCCTCCTTGCCCCAAATGCCCCACTGCCCCGGGCCCTGAGAACACCATCTTCTCAGCACCTcttatttcattacattctcATAATATTGatctcgttccctctctctctcagcttccACCCTTTTTATGACTGCCTCTTTCTGTGTTCCCCCgtctctgtctccccccaccctctctctcccccccaccctctctctaactttctctccctctttctgtcttcccccgtctctctgtctcctcccaccctctctctaactttctctccctctttctgtcttcccccgtctctctgtctcccccaccctctctctaactttctctccctctctctgtctccccccgcctctctgtctccccccaccctctctctaactttctctccctctttctgtgttcccccgtctctctgtctccccccaccctctctctaactttctctccctctctctgtctccccccaccctctctctaactttctctccctctttctgtgttcccccatctctctgtctcccccaccctctctctaactttctctccctctccctctctccccaggtgTGTGGAAGGGCCTGGTCGCCCGTATCATCATGATCGGCACCCTGACGGCCCTGCAGTGGTTCATCTACGACTCGGTGAAGGTGTACTtccgcctgccccgcccccctcccccggagATGCCCGAGTCCCTGAAGAAGAAGCTGGGCCTGACTGAGTGAgcgtggcgggggggcggagcatcgctgggggggcggagccccacgaaggggcggggctgttcCAGAGGCTCGTCTGCGACGCACTCCTCCCTTTTCTGTATTTATCTACCCACCGCAGtccactgctctgtgctgctgttcatTTGTGTTGGAGAGAGTCTGGCAGATGGGTTTTTTCGCCCTCCAGTGGCGGGGAAGAGGAATGACACCCGGGACACTGTTTTGGTTTGATCAACTCCTGTCTTTTAGTTTTATGtggaaattataataattaaaaaaacaaaaccttggAAAGAAAGCTGCttggtgtgttgttttttttagtgagCTGATGCACACACTCGTCTCATGCTTCAGACTGCGTTACAAACACAAGCCAGCTCCCTTTATGCAAACTGCGTGCTGCATTCAAATGTGTAGGTTGGGGGGAttgagaaatggaaaaatgtctATGGGAGTTACGTGCATACGGAGATGTTAGCCTGGTGTGATCTGAAATACTGCTGCACAGAAGTAATAGGTGCTCATTTTGAAACATCTGATGATCTATACAAGTATTGTCTTATacataatcaaataaattactCATAATGCATTTGTGTATTACCCAACCACGAATGTGATTCTCTTAGTCATTTCTATGCATTTCACCATATCATGTTAATTAATAGGCTATTGAATTACTTTTGATTCACTTGTAAAAAGCATTATAAACTGTTTTGTAGTGAGTGCAACTCGCAGTAAAAAGGTGTAGCAGAAGGATTTATGTTATAATGACTCAGAATGTCTGTAGGGCGTATTATAatgtaattgttattatttttgtgttttcgaaAAGCAATGGGGAGCTTGCTATAATGTGGATAGAACTGGTCTAATATTAT harbors:
- the LOC118219381 gene encoding phosphate carrier protein, mitochondrial-like isoform X2 is translated as MYPTTLTQLARANPFSAPLFTLQQTEEPKGRTAASEPSNRRLAAAAVEDVSCEFGSMKYYALCGFGGILSCGITHTAVVPLDLVKCRLQVDAAKYKSIFKGFSITVKEDGVRGLAKGWAPTFFGYSMQGLCKFGFYEVFKIMYSDMLGEENTYLWRTSLYLAASASAEFFADIALAPMEACKVRIQTQPGYANTLRQCAPKMYAEEGLWAFYKGVVPLWMRQIPYTMMKFACFERTVELLYKHVVPKPRSECSKGEQLVVTFVAGYIAGVFCAIVSHPADSVVSVLNKEKGSTAAQVLKKLGPMGVWKGLVARIIMIGTLTALQWFIYDSVKVYFRLPRPPPPEMPESLKKKLGLTE
- the LOC118219381 gene encoding phosphate carrier protein, mitochondrial-like isoform X1; translated protein: MYPTTLTQLARANPFSAPLFTLQQTEEPKGRTAASEPSNRRLAAAAVEEGDSCEFGSQKYFILCGFGGILSCGTTHTAVVPLDLVKCRIQVDAAKYKSIFKGFSITVKEDGVRGLAKGWAPTFFGYSMQGLCKFGFYEVFKIMYSDMLGEENTYLWRTSLYLAASASAEFFADIALAPMEACKVRIQTQPGYANTLRQCAPKMYAEEGLWAFYKGVVPLWMRQIPYTMMKFACFERTVELLYKHVVPKPRSECSKGEQLVVTFVAGYIAGVFCAIVSHPADSVVSVLNKEKGSTAAQVLKKLGPMGVWKGLVARIIMIGTLTALQWFIYDSVKVYFRLPRPPPPEMPESLKKKLGLTE